Part of the Geodermatophilus obscurus DSM 43160 genome is shown below.
GTTAGGGCGGTGCCGAGGGTGGCGACGCCCATGGTCTGTCCGCCACCGGCCAAGGTGAGGGCGATGGCGTCCAGCGGTCTCTCGACGAGAGTGGGTAGCTCCCGCGGCCAGCGCGGATCGGGTCGCGTGGAGCCCGAAAAGGTGCTCACCCTTGCGGTACAGGTCGATCCCCGGGGTGTTGAGGTACTTGGGCCCGGCGGGTCCGTCACACGCTCTTGTGGTTGCGGACTTCGGCGCTGACGAGCTGCTTGATCTTGTCGATGGGCTCCGGCGCCTCGGTGTCGAGCCAATCGTCGCCGAGCAGCACCATGACCACGGCATCGCGCCGCCAGGGTTCGGGTTCAAGGTCGAGCCATTCGGCGATGAAGCTGTCGACCGCATCTGTTCGGCCCTTCAGCACTGCCTCGCGGGCGTAAGGCGGCCATGACGCCGGCGCGAGCAAGAGAGCGCGTCAGCCCGGAGCCGTACTCCGCTAGCTCGCGAACTGCTCGAAGATCCCGCCGACGGTGGGGAGGAGCGACTGCCGATCCGGCTGCACGACCTGTGCCACACACGCCACCCTGCTGCTCGCCGATGGGGTGCCGGTGAGGGTCGTCTCCAGCGCCTCGGCCACGCCAGCGCCACCATCACGCTGACCGTCTACCAGCACGTGCACCCCGGCATGGGCCGGAAGCTGCCGACCGCTTTGGTGCCTGCTGGAGGGCTGAGCGGCAACGAAGCATCACGCGGGTATCAGGGGATCCTCGTAGGCCCTGACATGCGAACACCCGGGACTCCTGACCTGCGGGAACACCGGGGTGAGGCTGTGTCCGAGGGCGACACGTTACATACGCACACGTATCTGACGACCATGGGACGTTGCCAGGGGCTTTCCAGAGCGGGCAGCCGTCATGGGCCCGAACGCGTACCAGAACCTCGTGCAGCTCGCCGCCGACCGATTCCGCCGGAGTCAACGAGTTGGGGCAGTTCCCGTCACCTGGTTGCTCGACTCGGGGTCGCCACTGCCCGCTGAGATCCGGCCGCGTAGTGCTCGTGGAACAGCATGGCGGTCAGTTCTGGCCGGCTGCGGACGCTCAGCTTGCCGAACACTGCCTTGACGTGGTCGCGGACGGTGTACGGGGACAGCCACAGCGTGGCGGCGATCTCTGCGGTCGACAGGCCGCGCACCAGCATCTCGGTGATCTCGCGCTCCCGGGGCGTCAGCTCGTGGGCTGCCGTGATGAGGGGCACCAGTTCGGCGCGGTGGGCCTGTTCGACGACGACGGCGGTGGTGGGCCGTTGGGATGCGACCGGGTGCAGCCGGGCTCCGTGCAGTACCAGCCAGTGCTGCGACGGCACTCGGACCCTTGCCCGTGCAGGGAGTCCGGGGCGGCCGGTCTCGGCGAGTGACCGGGCTCGCCGGGCCACCTCGTAGACCACCGATGGGAGCTCGAGGCCCTCGTCGGGCAGCTCGGCCAGCCAGTGGACCGCGTCGTCGGACATGGCCTCGACCGAGCCGTCGTCCTGGAGCACCACCAGGCCGGGAGCCCGTCCGGGCACGGCGGAGCAGGCGCTGTCCAGGAGCACCGCGCTGCGCAGACCGTCGCCGATCTCCGCGCAGACCGCAGTGAGGAACGCGGTGTCGTCCCGACTGAACGCCGGTTCGCCGGCTGCACGGGCCAGGCACACTTGCCCCCATGCGGCGCCGCCGGAGCGGAACACCGCGCGGAGTTCGTCGCTCCAGCCGTTCGTGGCGTTGATGGCCCGGTAGCGGGCGCTGCGGTCCAGTTCCCCGCCGGTGGTGGCCGACAGGGTGAGCGCCGCAGCGGGGGAGCGGGCGACCAGGGTGAACGGGATGAAGTCGGCGCCGGTGAGCTCGTTCTCGATGAGCTGCAGGTGGGTTCGAGGGTCGACGTCCACCGCGAACCCGCTGGTGCCGAGCAGGGTCGCGGGATCGGTGAGCTGCCAGCCCGCGGACACGTACGGCACCGCGGCGCGGACCCGCTCGGCGACCTGCTGGAGCAGTTCGAGGGGAGGCAGGCCGCCCGTGCACAGCCGGGTGATCGCGCTCCTCGCGGCACGCCGTGCCGCATCCGCCGGGACGAGTCCCACGCCGGCAACGGTCCGCCGCTCCGGTGGTGGTGTCCACCCCCGCCGGCGGGATCGCCAGAACCCCCGCAGGTGCGGGATGGCCCGCGCGCGGTGGCTGCTCCCACGCTGAGCACCGACGGGGACGGACGAGTCGAGGAGCGACCGTGGTCGAGAAACGTGAGCACGTGCTGGTCGTCGGAGCCGGCCCGGCCGGGCTGGGCACCGCGGCCGAACTGCAGCGCCGCGGGATCCCCGTGACGGTGCTGGAGCGGGCCGACGTGCTGGCAGCGCCCTGGCGCAGTCGTCATGATCGGCTCCGGCTGAACACCAGTCGCCCGTTCTCCCAGCTCCCGGGCCTGCGATTTACACGCAGCGCCGGCATGTTCCCGAGCCGCGACCACATGGTGCGGTACCTGGAGGCCTATGCCGCGCACCACGGACTCGACGTCCGGCTCGGCACGCCGGTGCTCCGGATCGACCCGGTCGGATCCGATGACGACGGCTGCCAGCCGCACCACCGCTGGGTGGTGCGCACACCCCGCGGCGAGCTCGTGTCCTCGGACGTCGTCGTCGCGACCGGTCTGCTGCAGGTCCCGTTCATCCCCGACTGGCCTGGCCGGAGCCGGTTCTCCGGCGACTTGGTCCACGCCGCCGCCTACCGCAACCCGACCGGTTTCCAGGGCCGCGACGTGCTCGTCGTCGGAGCCGGCTGCTCCGGGATGGAGATCGCTGCGGAGCTCGCCGACGGCGGGACCAGAAGGGTCCGGCTCGCCGTCCGGACGCCGCCCAACATCCTGCTGCGCTCGATCGGCGGTCTACCCGGTGACCCGGCCGCGATGCTGCTGCTCCGTGTCCCGCCCCGGCTGGCAGACGCCCAGATGGCGCTGCTGCGGCGTCTCGTCGTCGGCGACCTCACCGGTCACGGGCTCCCCGCTCCTGTCGAGGGCCCGTTCCAGCGACTGGCCCGCACCGGGGAAGCCCCCGCCGTCGTCGACCGGGACGTCCTGACTGCGATCAGGACCGGCTGCCTCGAGGTCGTCGCGGGCGTCACCGCGCTCGACGAGCGCGGGGCGCGGCTCGCCGACGGCAACCGGGCCGACGTGGACACCGTCATCGCCGCCACCGGGTACCGCACCGGGCTGGCGCCCCTCGTCGGCCACCTCGGTGTCCTCGACGACCGGGGGCGTCCGCTCGGTGCGACCGCTGGCCAGACCCCGGCAGGTCTGTGGTTCATCGGCTTTCGAGCCGGACCGGGGAAGATCGGCGCCGTCGGCGGCCAGGCGCGTCGTATCGCCATGACCATCGACCGCCGGACCGGACCAGGCCGCCGCTGGCCGTCCCACCGCGACCGCCCGCCGGCACGCGAGGGGGCAGCCGGTCGGCAACTGCCCGGTCCCGCAGCGCAGTCGGAACTGCCGCCTGAACCGGACCCGGTCGGCAGCCGGTGAGTGTCGTCCCATCCCGTCGGTGAGCACGTCGGCCACCTGCGCCGGCATCCACCTCCACAACGTCCACCGTCATCTGGCGGGAGGAACCTCCAGCCGCCAGTCCCGAGATCAACGAGAAGAGAGAATGCGATGACGTTCATCCAGATCGTCGAGATGCGCAGCAGGAACATCGACGAGTTGAGGGCCCTCTACGAGCGGTGGGAACAGGCCACTGAAGGAACGGCCACCCTCCGACGTTCGATCCTGACCCAGAACCGGAACGATCCCCACCAGGTGACC
Proteins encoded:
- a CDS encoding helix-turn-helix transcriptional regulator; protein product: MGLVPADAARRAARSAITRLCTGGLPPLELLQQVAERVRAAVPYVSAGWQLTDPATLLGTSGFAVDVDPRTHLQLIENELTGADFIPFTLVARSPAAALTLSATTGGELDRSARYRAINATNGWSDELRAVFRSGGAAWGQVCLARAAGEPAFSRDDTAFLTAVCAEIGDGLRSAVLLDSACSAVPGRAPGLVVLQDDGSVEAMSDDAVHWLAELPDEGLELPSVVYEVARRARSLAETGRPGLPARARVRVPSQHWLVLHGARLHPVASQRPTTAVVVEQAHRAELVPLITAAHELTPREREITEMLVRGLSTAEIAATLWLSPYTVRDHVKAVFGKLSVRSRPELTAMLFHEHYAAGSQRAVATPSRATR
- a CDS encoding flavin-containing monooxygenase, coding for MVEKREHVLVVGAGPAGLGTAAELQRRGIPVTVLERADVLAAPWRSRHDRLRLNTSRPFSQLPGLRFTRSAGMFPSRDHMVRYLEAYAAHHGLDVRLGTPVLRIDPVGSDDDGCQPHHRWVVRTPRGELVSSDVVVATGLLQVPFIPDWPGRSRFSGDLVHAAAYRNPTGFQGRDVLVVGAGCSGMEIAAELADGGTRRVRLAVRTPPNILLRSIGGLPGDPAAMLLLRVPPRLADAQMALLRRLVVGDLTGHGLPAPVEGPFQRLARTGEAPAVVDRDVLTAIRTGCLEVVAGVTALDERGARLADGNRADVDTVIAATGYRTGLAPLVGHLGVLDDRGRPLGATAGQTPAGLWFIGFRAGPGKIGAVGGQARRIAMTIDRRTGPGRRWPSHRDRPPAREGAAGRQLPGPAAQSELPPEPDPVGSR